In Deltaproteobacteria bacterium, the following proteins share a genomic window:
- a CDS encoding ATP-binding protein translates to MEPWYKIATPRQEVRQGRSFNPDEFAIHLEQVIAKTAPEDYREPEPFFARTCFTRALREHAGMVLRRLAGETANTAPVLTLITQFGGGKTHTLTALYHMAANGAKAIEYPGIDALIQDTGLRTVPQAKVAAFVGNAWDPQEGRETPWIDVAWQLAGAAGVRELGPAAKTTPPGTEALNRVFKAAGWPVLLLFDEVLNFLNRHRGLAEQFYAFIQNLTVATTGTTHGVAIISLPRSQVEMTDWDLQWQEKITRVVRRVAKDLIANDETEISEVVRRRLFDDIGSDRIRKNVSKSYADWCFERRAQLPSEWTAVNSATTEAKAREYLRSRFEVCYPFHPATLSVFQRKWQALSQYQQTRGTLAMLAQWISWAYRTGFTEARREPLITLGSAPLEVPEFRSVVLGQLGESRLMAAIDSDISGAQSHARALDADTKGALRNIHRRVGTAILFESSGGQIDKIAHLPELRFALGEPEVDTTSVDTAAFTLEAKSYFIRRVGSDGFKISHQPTIKKVVNDRRASLDEESEIKPAMRSLIKKEFERGVSIPLVLFPSEGTAVQDTPKLTLVIVDPGSGWTGEGAQRQQIAEWTKQRGKSPRLYPGALVWCLKKPGRDLRAKVELWLAWKRVAKEIAEGTLGGDFDRADRAEIQSKVADAEEMAKDEVWGGYRFVVIADNQEPDGLKTIDLGAGHSSGSETLCGRVITALKSQALLNESVGAGYIERNWPPALKDAGAWPLASLRQSFLNGSLTRLLDPDAILRNKIVEFVSRGDFGLASNLKPDGGYERVLFNEVIDPVEVTFESGVFLLLQAKARALKAVPVGVPEPGPTPMPKPTPEPRLEPEPETAPGATKRTFRIFGNVPPEIWNRLGTKVLPKLRSGSDLKIGIHFAVTVDGQMAPSFENDLKQILEDLGLTGSVNIE, encoded by the coding sequence GGTCTTTCAACCCGGATGAGTTTGCCATTCACCTGGAGCAGGTCATTGCCAAAACCGCCCCAGAAGACTACCGGGAGCCGGAACCGTTTTTTGCCCGGACCTGTTTTACGCGGGCGCTGCGGGAGCACGCCGGGATGGTGCTCCGGCGGCTAGCAGGTGAGACGGCCAATACCGCACCAGTCCTGACCCTTATCACACAGTTCGGCGGCGGCAAGACGCACACGTTGACAGCACTCTACCATATGGCCGCCAATGGGGCCAAGGCCATCGAGTATCCAGGTATTGACGCCCTGATCCAGGACACGGGCCTTAGAACCGTTCCCCAGGCCAAAGTCGCCGCTTTTGTGGGTAACGCCTGGGATCCGCAGGAGGGCAGAGAGACCCCTTGGATTGATGTGGCCTGGCAACTGGCCGGAGCAGCAGGCGTCAGGGAACTAGGCCCGGCAGCCAAGACCACGCCACCCGGAACAGAAGCTCTGAACCGCGTCTTTAAGGCCGCGGGCTGGCCGGTTTTGTTGCTTTTTGACGAGGTGCTTAACTTCCTGAACCGCCATCGCGGCCTGGCCGAGCAGTTTTATGCCTTTATCCAGAACCTGACCGTGGCCACTACCGGCACGACGCATGGGGTGGCGATTATCAGCCTGCCGCGCAGCCAGGTGGAAATGACCGACTGGGACCTGCAGTGGCAGGAGAAGATCACCAGAGTCGTCCGCCGGGTAGCCAAAGATCTCATCGCCAATGACGAGACCGAGATCAGCGAGGTGGTCCGCCGGCGGTTGTTCGATGACATCGGCAGCGACCGCATCCGCAAAAACGTCTCGAAGAGCTACGCGGACTGGTGTTTTGAGCGGCGGGCGCAACTGCCATCGGAATGGACGGCGGTGAACAGCGCCACCACAGAGGCCAAGGCGAGGGAATACCTGCGCAGCCGCTTTGAGGTCTGCTACCCTTTCCACCCCGCGACGCTATCGGTTTTTCAGCGTAAGTGGCAGGCGCTATCCCAGTATCAACAGACGCGCGGGACGCTGGCCATGCTGGCCCAGTGGATTTCCTGGGCTTACCGGACCGGGTTCACTGAGGCTCGACGGGAGCCGCTGATCACCCTCGGGTCTGCACCACTGGAGGTACCGGAATTCCGAAGCGTGGTGTTGGGGCAATTAGGTGAATCTCGCTTAATGGCCGCCATCGACTCCGATATTTCGGGGGCACAGTCCCACGCCCGGGCTCTGGATGCGGATACCAAGGGAGCCTTACGAAACATTCACCGCCGCGTCGGCACGGCGATTCTCTTCGAGTCCTCAGGCGGTCAGATCGATAAGATAGCGCATTTGCCAGAGCTACGTTTTGCCCTGGGCGAGCCGGAAGTTGATACCACCTCGGTGGACACGGCAGCATTTACACTCGAAGCCAAATCATATTTCATTAGGCGGGTGGGATCAGATGGCTTCAAGATTAGCCATCAGCCGACCATCAAGAAAGTCGTCAACGACCGGCGGGCCTCTCTGGATGAGGAGTCCGAGATTAAACCGGCCATGCGGTCTCTTATCAAAAAAGAGTTTGAACGGGGCGTCAGTATCCCGCTGGTGCTGTTTCCGTCGGAAGGCACCGCTGTTCAGGACACGCCGAAACTTACCCTGGTTATCGTCGATCCGGGGTCCGGTTGGACGGGAGAAGGGGCGCAGCGCCAGCAGATTGCCGAATGGACCAAGCAGCGAGGTAAATCGCCGCGGCTTTATCCTGGAGCCCTCGTATGGTGCCTTAAAAAACCTGGCCGCGACTTACGGGCGAAGGTCGAGCTTTGGCTCGCCTGGAAGCGAGTGGCCAAGGAAATCGCCGAGGGAACCCTGGGTGGGGATTTTGACCGGGCTGACCGGGCGGAGATTCAGTCAAAGGTAGCTGATGCGGAAGAAATGGCTAAAGATGAGGTATGGGGCGGTTATCGTTTTGTGGTCATCGCCGATAATCAGGAACCTGACGGACTTAAGACCATTGACCTTGGTGCTGGGCATTCCAGCGGCAGTGAAACCCTTTGCGGGCGGGTGATCACGGCGCTGAAATCACAGGCCCTGTTGAATGAATCTGTCGGGGCGGGCTATATCGAGCGGAACTGGCCTCCAGCCCTAAAAGATGCCGGCGCCTGGCCCTTAGCCAGCCTTCGCCAGAGCTTTCTGAACGGCTCCTTGACGCGCCTTTTGGACCCGGACGCCATATTGCGCAACAAGATTGTTGAGTTCGTTTCCCGAGGTGATTTTGGGCTGGCTTCTAATCTAAAGCCAGATGGCGGTTATGAACGCGTCTTGTTCAATGAAGTTATTGATCCGGTGGAGGTTACCTTTGAGTCCGGCGTTTTCTTGCTCTTGCAGGCCAAGGCCAGGGCTCTTAAGGCCGTGCCGGTTGGTGTGCCTGAGCCGGGCCCCACACCAATGCCCAAGCCGACCCCTGAGCCACGTCTGGAGCCCGAGCCAGAAACAGCACCAGGAGCCACCAAAAGGACATTCCGTATTTTTGGAAATGTGCCGCCCGAAATCTGGAATCGACTGGGAACGAAGGTATTGCCAAAACTGCGGAGCGGCTCCGACCTCAAGATTGGAATTCATTTTGCCGTAACTGTCGATGGGCAAATGGCACCCAGCTTCGAAAATGATCTTAAGCAAATACTCGAAGATCTTGGCCTGACTGGGAGCGTGAATATCGAATAG
- a CDS encoding DEAD/DEAH box helicase family protein, with product MRSVDEVGLGKTIESALIWMELQARRQAERLLVVCPKILAEKWREELRSKFLLDARIVGFSDLEREIMELRMMGPGQSFVLIATYTGLRPPRAELRLLDEPPDMEPPGSVKTSFLRELRHWDLGYEPFDMVIFDEAHYMRNPATTTFHLGECLAANAGAVLCVSATPVNNSNTDLHSLLRLIDESFFETHGMFEELLEANRPAVQAGNALARVPPDKSLLAAAVEGMKNSRFISQSPLFKQFLEKLELLDHSDKAQLAKCQDLAEKLNLLGSYVNRTRRVQVRENRPLRDPLVLTVEYSPEEMLKKCGFIEKSSTLSVAAVFLIVDHSMFFRRSACSLDPQAVFRLWPRNSGRGDSVIPKSSTTRLWAKKSLT from the coding sequence ATGAGGTCGGTCGATGAGGTCGGTCTGGGAAAAACAATCGAGTCTGCTCTTATCTGGATGGAACTGCAGGCTAGGCGCCAGGCGGAAAGACTGCTGGTTGTCTGCCCAAAGATTCTTGCCGAAAAGTGGCGCGAGGAACTCCGCAGCAAATTCCTACTGGATGCCAGGATCGTGGGATTCTCAGATCTAGAAAGAGAAATCATGGAATTAAGGATGATGGGGCCGGGCCAATCCTTCGTTTTGATTGCTACCTATACCGGGTTACGTCCCCCGAGAGCTGAATTGCGGCTGTTGGACGAGCCACCGGATATGGAGCCACCTGGGTCAGTGAAAACATCCTTCCTACGTGAACTTCGTCATTGGGATTTGGGGTATGAGCCTTTCGACATGGTGATCTTCGATGAAGCGCATTACATGCGGAACCCGGCGACAACAACCTTTCATCTCGGCGAATGTCTTGCCGCAAATGCGGGTGCGGTTCTATGTGTTTCAGCTACGCCCGTCAACAACAGCAACACCGACCTGCATAGCCTGCTTCGCCTGATCGACGAGAGCTTTTTTGAGACGCATGGTATGTTCGAGGAACTCCTTGAAGCTAATCGTCCGGCCGTGCAAGCCGGGAACGCCTTGGCCCGGGTTCCGCCGGATAAATCGTTGCTGGCAGCAGCAGTTGAAGGCATGAAAAACAGCCGCTTCATCAGCCAATCGCCTTTGTTTAAGCAATTTCTTGAGAAGCTTGAACTCCTGGATCACTCTGATAAAGCGCAGCTGGCGAAATGCCAGGATCTCGCCGAGAAGCTTAATCTTTTAGGCAGTTACGTAAATAGAACAAGAAGGGTACAGGTCAGAGAAAACCGTCCTTTACGTGATCCACTCGTCCTGACGGTCGAGTATTCCCCTGAAGAAATGCTGAAGAAATGCGGTTTTATAGAAAAATCCTCGACATTGTCCGTCGCCGCTGTCTTCTTGATAGTCGACCATTCCATGTTTTTCAGGCGATCGGCTTGCAGCTTAGATCCGCAAGCTGTCTTCCGGTTATGGCCCAGGAACTCCGGGAGGGGCGATTCGGTGATCCCGAAGAGCTCTACGACGAGGCTATGGGCGAAGAAGTCTTTGACGAT